CTTCCTCGGAAACCGCTACTACATGTTCACTGACGGCAGGTGGCTCTACGCGCCCAGCAGCCACGGTCCGTGGGCGGTGACGAGCTACCGCGAGCTTCCGCCGCGGCTTCGCAAGTACCGCATCGACCGGATCCGCGAGTGCCGCACCAGAGAGTACGAGATCTACCGCCACGACCACGACAACTATCGCGGCAAACACTTCCGTGCCGGGAAGGAGGAGTGGAAGGCGCAGCGCAAGGAGGCGAAGGAAGAGCGGAAATGGGAACGCAAGCAGGCGAAGGAAGAGCGGAAATGGGAACGCAAGCAGGCGAAGGAAGAGCGCAAGTGGGAGCGGCACGCGGAGAAGGAGCGTCGCAAGGAAGAGAAGCACGCTGAAAAGTGGGATAAGCATGGAGATCGGGAGGAGCGCGGCGAGCGCCACGACCGCTACTAGCAATTCCCTTTCCGCCTGTTTCTCATGATACGGCGCCCTCACCACGATCCTCGAGGTGGGGGCGCCGCCTACCTTTTCCCTGCCGCTTCACCCCCCTTTTCTCCCATTTCCACAATGGTTCCACATTCATTCCATAATTTTCGGCTGAACCGTATGCTATGCTGATCTCGTCTGAAGGATCCTTCTTTGTCGGAGTGGCGCCATGAAAACAGCAAAGGCTTTCCTCGTTGCAGCATTCCTCCTCCTTACCCCCGCACTTTCGTTGGCCGCCGGGCTTGGGCACCTGCGCATCAGCTACCTCAAGGGGGATGTCCAGGTAAAGACCCCCGAGGCGGGTGAATGGGGGCTCGCCGTCGTGAACGCGCCACTGGCCGAAGGGGACCAGGTGTGGGTGCCAGCCGGCGGGCGCGTGGAACTGCAACTGAACGGCGGAAGCTTCCTCCGGCTGGACCGGGACTCATCGCTGCAGATACTCTCCCTCGACGAGGATTCGTCGCAGTTTTACCTCGCACAGGGGAGGGTGTACGTGAACTTCAACCCGCCGGGGGGCAACGTTCTGCAGGTGGACACACCGGATGCCTCGACCCGCGCCTTCGACAACACCGTGTACCGCATCGACATGGGGAGCGAGTTTAGCGACGTCTCCGTCTACAAGGGGTCCGTCGAGGCGGAGAACCGGGTCGGCATGCGGAGGATAAGCGCAGGGGAGATGCTCTCCCTGAGTGAGAACTCCGACGCCGTCATAGGCCCGATGGGACCGCCGGACGAGTGGGAGGCGTGGAACAAGACGCGCAACAGGCGCTATCTGGCAAGCAGCAGGAGCGTGACGTACCTTCCGGAGGAGCTGAGGTGGTACGCGCCCGATTTCGACGGTAACGGCAGGTGGGTGTATGTCCAGGACTACGGCAACGTCTGGACGCCGACTGTGATAGCGGCGGACTGGTCTCCGTACCGGGAAGGGCGCTGGGTCTGGAGAGGGGGGCATTACGTCTGGATCGGCTACGAGCCGTGGGGATGGGCGCCGTACCACTACGGCAGGTGGGCCTACGTCGGAAGGGTCGGGTGGTGCTGGGTTCCGCCTCCGCGACGCGCGGTGTACTGGGGGCCGGGATATGTCGGGTGGGTGACCACCTCCGATCATGTCGCCTGGGTTCCGCTGGCGCCGGGGGAAGTTTATTACGGACGCGGCTACTACGGCCCCAACAGCGTGAACATCACCAACGTGAACGTGACTGAGGTGAGGATCACCAACGTCTACCGCAACGTCCACGTGCACAACTGCGTCACCGCCGTGCGGCGCGACACCTTTGCCACCGCCTCTCCCAGGAGGGTACGGGCCGATCAGAACTTCGTGCGCAACAGGATTTTGGCCAGCGGCCGGGCGCGTCCGGGCGCTCCGGACATCCGTCCCTCACGTGGAGGCGAGCTCCTGTCGGCGCGACCGGTACCGCAAGGGAAGCTCCCGCCTCAACGGGTGAGGACGATGGAGGTGCGGGAGCTGAGAAGGGAACGCCCACTCGTGAGGGAGCCACAGCGTTCGGTGCTGACACCTGGAGGCTCGGTGCAGACTCTCCCGGTGCGCAACGTGGAGACGAGGAGAAAGCCAGGTAGCGGGCGACCCGAATTTAAATATGTCGCTCCGGCGAGTGCGGCTCCTGCTCCTCGCACAGATGTGCGCGCTCCTGAAGGGACGCGTTCAGGCACGGCTGGTGCTCCGGCGACGGTGCCGCCCCAGCGGGACACGACGGAGCACCGCAGGCGGAACCCGGCAGAAGCAGGGCGACGCGCAGGTGTGCCGGAGAGAAAAGACGCGCCGCAGGGCGCTCCGCCTGCTGCCTCGGCGGCACCTTCGGCACCGACTGCAACACCGGTGGCGCCGTCTTCGACGCCTGCGGCGCGCTCCTCCGCTCCGGCGGCTCCCGCCCCTCACGAAAGCGCTCCGCACAGAAGAGTGCGCCCCGGCAGGGCGGGCGGGGCATCGTCCGACCCAGGCGCCGCGCCTTCTGCCGCACCCCCGGCTGCACAGCCGGCAAGACGTGCGACTCCGGCAACATCCGCGACTCCTGCGACATCCGCGACTCCGGCGAGTCCCGCCGCTCCGGCGACCCCAGCAACGCCAGCGTCCCCGGCAAGAAGGGAGCACGAGCGCAGGGGACCGATGGAGAGAGCTACTCCGACAACGCCGGTTTCACCCGCGCCGGCAGTGCGGCCGCATTCGCAGCACCCGTCGCGGCCGGCGGTAGAGGTGCCGGCGGCTCCTCCGGCCCAGCGGGCTGTTCCCGCGCCATCGGCCGCGCCGGTGCAGAGGGGCGGGCAGCCGCCTCGTGAATCGTACAGGACGAGGACTCCGGCGGCCGGTCCGCGCGAAGTTCCCGCACCTCCGGCGACGCCGGCCGCCGGGGCGGCTCCGGGCGCGGCTCCGACTCCTGTACCTGTGCAGCCGGCGGCGCCGCGCCCGGGAATGCCGGAAGGGCGCGGAGGGGACCGATGACGCCAGGATGACATCTCCATCTT
The DNA window shown above is from Geomonas sp. RF6 and carries:
- a CDS encoding FecR family protein — its product is MKTAKAFLVAAFLLLTPALSLAAGLGHLRISYLKGDVQVKTPEAGEWGLAVVNAPLAEGDQVWVPAGGRVELQLNGGSFLRLDRDSSLQILSLDEDSSQFYLAQGRVYVNFNPPGGNVLQVDTPDASTRAFDNTVYRIDMGSEFSDVSVYKGSVEAENRVGMRRISAGEMLSLSENSDAVIGPMGPPDEWEAWNKTRNRRYLASSRSVTYLPEELRWYAPDFDGNGRWVYVQDYGNVWTPTVIAADWSPYREGRWVWRGGHYVWIGYEPWGWAPYHYGRWAYVGRVGWCWVPPPRRAVYWGPGYVGWVTTSDHVAWVPLAPGEVYYGRGYYGPNSVNITNVNVTEVRITNVYRNVHVHNCVTAVRRDTFATASPRRVRADQNFVRNRILASGRARPGAPDIRPSRGGELLSARPVPQGKLPPQRVRTMEVRELRRERPLVREPQRSVLTPGGSVQTLPVRNVETRRKPGSGRPEFKYVAPASAAPAPRTDVRAPEGTRSGTAGAPATVPPQRDTTEHRRRNPAEAGRRAGVPERKDAPQGAPPAASAAPSAPTATPVAPSSTPAARSSAPAAPAPHESAPHRRVRPGRAGGASSDPGAAPSAAPPAAQPARRATPATSATPATSATPASPAAPATPATPASPARREHERRGPMERATPTTPVSPAPAVRPHSQHPSRPAVEVPAAPPAQRAVPAPSAAPVQRGGQPPRESYRTRTPAAGPREVPAPPATPAAGAAPGAAPTPVPVQPAAPRPGMPEGRGGDR